The Stieleria maiorica genome includes the window TTATTTTTGAACGGCACGTTACCGATGCGGTGTCGCGGGATTCGACAGGAACCTCTCGGCAAGAGGAGGGAGCGAAGCGAGGGGAGGGTGACCTCGAAACGCCCTACCGGCTCTTCTCATCGGCCAAAAAACGAAACAACTCCGCTCCCAGCCGCTCAACCACCTCTCGGTTCGTCTCGGCCAGATCATTCGACTCGGTCGGATCGCTGTCCAGGTCATATAGCTGCCACGGCGTGCCGAACGGCTTGCCCGAAGGTTTCTCGCGTCCGCCGGAACCGTCGCTGAACACCAACTTCCACTTCCCGTCGCGGATCGCGAAGGTGCCGTTGGCGCTATGGTTGACGACAGGGGCGCGACGAAACTGGTCCGTCTTGTCGTGCAGCAGTGGCACGAGGCTGAAACTGTCCGGTGCCGCCTGGTCGGCCGGCGGCAACTTGGTCCCCGCCAACTCTGCCGCGGTCGCAAACAGGTCGACATGACAGATTGGTTGATCGCAACGTGAACCGGCTTCGATCGTGCCGGTCCAACGGGCAAAGAACGGGACGCGGTGACCACCTTCCCAGATGTCCGCCTTCGTCCCTCGCCAGGGTCCGTTGGCCTTGTGGTTGCCTTCGTAGTAGGCCTGGATCGATTCGTCGCTGACATGATCCACCTGGCCGGCGTCACTCTGCCGTCGCATGAACGATCCGTTGTCGCTGGTGTAAATCACCAACGTGTTTTCAGCGAGTCCCGCTTCATCGATCGCCGTCATCACTTGCCCGACCGTCCAATCGACTTGCGTGACGAAATCACCATACGGGCCAAGCTTCGTCTTTCCGGCAAACCGCCCATGCGGCAAAACCGGTTTGTGGGGCGCGGTCAGCGGGAAATACAAAAAGAACGGTTCGTCTTGGGCGGCACGCGAGCGGATGTGTTCGGAAGCCTTGGCGGTCAGTTGGTCCAAGCAATCGACGATCGAAAAGTCCGAGCCGAGTTCCCCTTTTCTGAGAAACGCCGGGAACGATCGGGCCGGCTGCACGCGGTCGGGTTTGCCGGTGATCTGGTGGCCGTCGATGTAAACGTAGGGCGGAAAATCGAGCGAGGCGGGGATGACCAACGACCGGGTGAACCCGGCGTCGACCGGCGAATAACTGAGCGGTTGCGTCCAGTCCCATTGTCCGCGTTCGTCCTTCTGGAAGCCGAGTCCAAGATGCCACTTGCCGATCACCGCGGTGTGGTAGCCGTGCTGTTTCAGATGCGACGCGACGGTCGGCCGATCGGTTTCGATCAAGGGTGTTCCATAGCCATTGAGCACGCCGCGTTTCAACTTGCTTCGCCAACAATAACGTCCCGTCAGGGTCGCGTAACGAGTCGGAGTGCACACGGCCGACGGCGAATGGGCGTCGGTAAACGTCATGCCCTCGGTCGCCAATCGATCCAAGTTCGGTGTGGGGATCTGAGACGCGGGATTCAGGGCTTGGACATCGCCATACCCCATGTCATCGGCAAGGATAAAGACGATGTTGGGGCAAGTGGCCGATTCGGCATGTGCGACAGGAATAAATACGGCTTGTGTCAACAGGCCGACAACGGGAATCAACGCGAATGCAGCGAGTGCGTGTAGTAATTGATGCGGGGATACCCGGCGGCTACTGGTCTGCGTGGAGGCGAGGAATTGAATCATGTTGAATCCCATTCTCTTGAATGCGGGCATTGTCTGTCTCTTTCACTGCGCTTTCGTGCCGCGCGCTCGTATCGAGGTCACACGCCACCGCGACGAGGCGGTTGATGATGCGCACAAAAAAACCAGAGGATTGCGGTCGGAAAACCGTATGGTGCTCCCCTGGCGGCGAGGAACCGAACTCGGCTCCCGGCGACAGTTTCTTCTTTCTCAACCCCCGAGTCAAATCCCGGCGGCGACTGGGCCGGGTTGCCGCGCCCAACACTTCTGTGCACTGAAGTGGACGTCGTCGAACGGGACACCTGCCAACCTTCGATGCGTCCCACTCTCGTGATCCTGCACATGCTCTCCGGCAAGAACTTCCTCGCGAGGGCCTCTTGGGAATCACATTCCTGTTGTCTGGTTTTGCAGTTTTCGGCTAGCTTGTCATGCCTTGTTGCATCCACCTCGATGCACGAGTCATTCGGACGCTGCGTTTGCGTGCCTGCCCAGGGATCGTCACGACCACATCGATAGGCCTCGTTTTGGATTCGAATTTTGCTTGCAGTCCGGCGATCGTGCCGGCTGATCCGGCGTCGCGGTTCGGATCTCGCGTGGCCCACGGAATGATTGGCCGCTTGTTGCTTTGCCTTCTCGTGGCACTTGCCCCGTGCTGGGGCGTGCGCGCCTCGGCATGCCCTTTTTGTTCGGCGCTTGCTCCAACGATCAGCGATGACTTGGATGCATCGACAGCGGCAGTGATCGCTCGCTGCGAATCCATTTCCGAAGTATCGGTCGGTTTTCGCATGTATCGAATGCGTGTCATCGAAGTTTTCAAGGGCCGCCCAAAACTTGCCGACTCGGTGATCGAGGTGGCGTCCATCAAGGAACTGCCACGGGATGCGACCTTCTGGATTGTCGGCTACGGCGAGGCTCCCACCGAATGGGATTCTCCCGAGCAGGTATCGACCAAAGCGTTATCCTACCTGCGCGGCTT containing:
- a CDS encoding sulfatase family protein, with translation MPAFKRMGFNMIQFLASTQTSSRRVSPHQLLHALAAFALIPVVGLLTQAVFIPVAHAESATCPNIVFILADDMGYGDVQALNPASQIPTPNLDRLATEGMTFTDAHSPSAVCTPTRYATLTGRYCWRSKLKRGVLNGYGTPLIETDRPTVASHLKQHGYHTAVIGKWHLGLGFQKDERGQWDWTQPLSYSPVDAGFTRSLVIPASLDFPPYVYIDGHQITGKPDRVQPARSFPAFLRKGELGSDFSIVDCLDQLTAKASEHIRSRAAQDEPFFLYFPLTAPHKPVLPHGRFAGKTKLGPYGDFVTQVDWTVGQVMTAIDEAGLAENTLVIYTSDNGSFMRRQSDAGQVDHVSDESIQAYYEGNHKANGPWRGTKADIWEGGHRVPFFARWTGTIEAGSRCDQPICHVDLFATAAELAGTKLPPADQAAPDSFSLVPLLHDKTDQFRRAPVVNHSANGTFAIRDGKWKLVFSDGSGGREKPSGKPFGTPWQLYDLDSDPTESNDLAETNREVVERLGAELFRFLADEKSR